A DNA window from Phyllostomus discolor isolate MPI-MPIP mPhyDis1 chromosome X, mPhyDis1.pri.v3, whole genome shotgun sequence contains the following coding sequences:
- the ZNF157 gene encoding LOW QUALITY PROTEIN: zinc finger protein 157 (The sequence of the model RefSeq protein was modified relative to this genomic sequence to represent the inferred CDS: deleted 1 base in 1 codon; substituted 1 base at 1 genomic stop codon) translates to MVENMGSVSFEDVAVDFTRQEWQQLDPAQRTMHKDVMLENYSNLASVGLCVAKPEMIFKLEQGEELWVLEEESSGHGYPGSLSLLCGNNSVGGNALRHDNDLLQHQKIQILDQTLEYSGYGKVLYKKMGFVGHKRTHTRDKTFDCYECGKTYCRKSNLIEHLRVHTGEKPYKCNHCKKTFSARSYLIAHHKTHTGEKPFECNECGKSFGRKSQLILHQRTHTGERPYECTECKKTFSEKATLTIHQRTHTGEKPYECRECGRKFCVKISLTQHQRTHTGEKPYECGDCGKNFRAKKSLNQHQRTHTGEKPYKCEECGKFFRMRTTLNNHQRTHTGEKPYQCNECGKSFRVHSSLGIHQRIHTGEKPYECNKCGNAFYVKARLIKHQRMHSGEKPYECGECGKIFSMKKSLCQHQKTHTGEKPYECSECGNAFYXKICLTEHQRIHTGERPFECQECGKAFCRKAHLTEHQRMHLGQRLPYAVEKVSL, encoded by the exons GGATCTGTGTCTTTTGAGGACGTGGCTGTGGATTTTACTCGACAGGAGTGGCAGCAACTGGACCCTGCTCAGAGGACTATGCACAAGGATGTGATGCTAGAGAACTACAGCAATTTGGCATCTGTAG GCCTCTGCGTGGCCAAACCAGAGATGATCTTCAAGTTGGAGCAAGGAGAAGAGCTATGGGTATTAGAGGAGGAATCCTCAGGCCATGGTTACCCAG gatcTCTTTCACTGCTGTGTGGCAACAATTCTGTTGGGGGTAATGCCCTCAGGCATGATAATGACCTTCTTCAGCATCAGAAGATTCAAATTTTGGATCAAACTCTTGAATATAGTGGATATGGGAAAGTCTTGTACAAGAAAATGGGCTTTGTTGGACATAAAAGAACACATACAAGAGATAAAACCTTTGACTGTTATGAATGTGGGAAAACTTACTGTAGGAAATCAAACCTTATTGAACATCTGAGAGTACACACAGGGGAGAAACCTTATAAATGTAATCACTGT AAAAAAACCTTTAGTGCAAGATCATACCTCATTGCTCATCATAAAACTCACACAGGGGAAAAGCCCTttgaatgtaatgaatgtgggaaatcttttggTAGGAAGTCACAACTCATTCTACATCAGAGAACACACACAGGAGAGAGACCATATGAATGTACTGAATGTAAGAAAACCTTTTCTGAGAAGGCAACCCTCACAATTCATCAGAGAACTCACACAGGGGAGAAACCCTATGAGTGTAGGGAATGTGGGagaaaattttgtgttaaaatatCTCTTACCCAGCACCAGAGAACTCACACtggggagaaaccctatgaatgtggTGACTGTGGGAAAAACTTCCGTGCAAAGAAATCCCTAAATCAACACCAGAGAACTCACACAGGTGAGAAACCCTATAAGTGTGAGGAATGTGGGAAATTCTTTAGAATGAGGACTACTctcaataatcatcagagaactCACACAGGTGAAAAACCCTATCAGTGTAATGAATGTGGAAAATCATTCAGGGTGCACTCATCTCTTGGGATACATCAGCGaattcacacaggagagaaaccttatgaatgtaatAAATGTGGTAATGCCTTCTATGTTAAAGCACGCCTCATCAAACATCAGAGAATGCATtcaggagagaaaccttatgaatgtgGTGAATGTGGAAAGATCTTTAGTATGAAGAAATCCCTTTGTCAACACCAGAAaactcacacaggagagaaaccttatgaatgtagTGAATGTGGAAATgccttttattagaaaatatgtcTTACTGAACATCAGCGAATTCACACAGGAGAGAGACCCTTTGAATGTcaagaatgtgggaaagccttttgCCGCAAAGCACACCTCACAGAACATCAGAGAATGCACTTAGGTCAGCGCTTGCCTTATGCTGTGGAGAAAGTTTCTCTGTGA